DNA from Quercus lobata isolate SW786 chromosome 1, ValleyOak3.0 Primary Assembly, whole genome shotgun sequence:
atttaggatataacatttgcttccaaacacccggaaatacttcactctaggcttctttccattccaaatctcataggcggtcttctttgttcctactcggaaaaatattctattgccaatatgacacgaggtgttgacagcttctccccaaaacttttgaggtatttgcttgttaagcaacatgactctcgCCATTTCCTGAATCACCCGattctttctctctaccactccattttgttgtggagttttgggggctgaaaattcccttttgattccattcttttcacaaaaagactcgaatcttgcattctcaaattccctcccatgatcacttcttattttggcaatagggacccctctctcgttttgtagtttcttgcacagaatttCCAACCTCTCatatgcttctgatttttctctaagaaattcaacccaagtgtatcttgagtaatcatccacaatgaccataatgtatctctttcctcctagactttcagttTTGGTAGGCctcattagatcaacatgaagtaacgcCAAACACCGAGAAGTAGCAATCACactcaccttgtgatgacttgcctttgtttgctttcccatttgacatgcaccacaaatagtcttcttcacctttccaaacttaggaagtccctcaactgcttcaagtttggacactttagctacttgtttgaaattcgcatgcccaaatctgtgatgccaaagttccaacatgtcaacacgagcacttctacccAAAATGGGTGTCGTGGGAACTACTCCATAGTAGTTgtctgtagtccgatttccctccaagacctgaatcccttcttcattgatgatcaagcatcccttcttagagaattgtaccaggaaatcatcatcacaaatttgagtgatgctcagaagatttgccttcagcccttttatgtataaCACATCTTTCAATAGAGGTAATCCAAGTATCTCGATAGTCCCTTTGCcgaggacttgagcatgacttccatcaccaaaagtcacatagtcaccaaccttttctttgagtgtcttaaacagtgacttatccTTTGTCATATGACGAGAACAACcgctgtcaagataccacaagcatgaattaaataccttcaatgaggtatgcacaaataagctcacatgagaaaaacattcttgaccttcaaacaaaaacttatcatcaattttcatgcttctgttagattaacctttcattttcagactttcaatcatctcacacaacattctattctttcttttgtatttcttaatcaacgatttagattcagatatgctactgtgtaagatgtgattctaattttcaaaatattccagcatgtgaacaaatatcctagcatgtttcttagtttttaacaactctacaagtTCATTGTTAAGACACCCTTCAAAcatactcatagagtcattttcacaaacacttaaactacaattcagcatggtattttccataacaGCTACCAAAACACAAGGGGTCTAAGAtcgcacttaggtaataaaaccacaacaagtgcaccTGCTCTGATAcgaattgaaagttcaaatagtgtaaaaacacatttgaacgtttagacccctaatttacaaattaacaaattcaagttttatgtcaaacaactagtgtgcggaaaatgaataaaagttataatatagaattggaaaaactatctaaaccaaattaaaatcacaacccacagcagataataaaaggcaaagataaaagggaaggaagatgcaaacacaaagataacacgcaatgtgttatcgaagaggaaaccgaagccctcggcgtaaaacctcttcgccgccctccaagcggtaaacaatccactagaaaatgtagttaggatacatggacagcaatagaccctccaagcctaatctacccagtgcacctaagccctccaagctttttgctccaacgaggttgcgccgaacctttttcttttctagtttctcggatttcgctacttgaccatagcatcaaccaatgtagattggttcctttctAACTGTTTCCCataacaccaaacagccctctcacagtaatgaatatggtgagaacaaagttttggtgaaatgtctctcaagggtttgacaatggagaggaagagagttgaggaatttgaagagactctaatgtatagattgtaggtgaatcaattttgttttactctagggtttctctctcaaaattctctctggaagctttcTTTCAtatgtgggtataaggggtatttatactggggtgagaagagaatgtgaaacgtcaggtttttcaaaacaggagtggctcgcggcttggccttgcgacttgactgagttgcgagatccagtcgcttgataaccgtatggctagttgtcctattttgtcctgtagtgctctagctagcatgactgttcaccttctggcatgcttggcacgtgtgctgcatctggtgGCTTGTAGCCACGAGTCACCCgtgagatcaagccgcgagtctctattttcttgcacactcttgagcattcaacactctatctcactcactatccttacaacaaaacccacctaaatacagggttactaaatgctgaaatacaagcaaatttggcacgaaataaagccaacaagatggttgattaaattcaaccttacaaagaGATTCTAAGTTCGATCCCCATTTTCACTCTACTtcccatttaaaatattaaattctcaCTTGTTGGGCCCCCACTTATTAAAGGGAAGTTTAGGCCCACAAGTGAGGGAGAGTGTTAGAATTATAGTTAAGTGATTAAACTCACAATTTCCTAATAACTTAAGCTTTTAACAAAcaaactcaataaaataatacaatttaaccattagtttataaaataagcaaaaaaaaaaaaaatgaactactTCACTCCATCAAAGAATCAATACGTATAAGTGTCAAACGTCAAGTGTCAAAATAAAGTGGTACTTTACtctttcctaaaaataaaatgaagaactCTATGAACTGAAAGTCTAAAACATTAAAACTGAAGAAAAGCTACTGAACATAGAGAgggagagattgagagagataGCACCGTGAAGATAGATCGGTTGGTCAGTTATTCAACAGTGTGGATGAGATCACTGATCAGAGTTGGCTTGCAATTATGGCAGCGTAagggcaattttttttttttaatccaacttTTATAGTGTGGGAGCAAACACCTGTGTGAAGTTTAGAGTTGTTTATATATTAACTGTGCGatttttttggagtttaattttgatttaattagGAGTCTTGATTTAGAAAAGATTTGGGCTTCATTTATTGCGATATTacaaatttgttgaaattattatttttgggtttataTTTTAGAGCTATGGGCCGAAGAAATGGGCTAAattctatacttttttttttttttttttttaacgagcTTAAGATTTGAGGACTGAAACATGCCTATATCTTAacttttatggtttttttttttttttttttgttaattactaCTGCTCTCTAGCTCCGCCCATGTGATTTAAAATAAGTTCATGTGTTTGTACAAGAATTCAAGGAAAGTGATAAAAATTGCATTGGGATACAGAAACAGGTCATGTAATCACTAATACACTATCAGTAATAAATATAAGGCTAAAATGTAAAAGTTACTAGTATATTTAATCAGGTTCTTtaactttgttttaatttatttcagtTTTCTAAGTTTCatgtttattcaattaaaacattttcatcaatttttgttaaatattgcAATTAATTGtcacaaattttaaatttttcttcaaatttttaaattaaaaaaaaatacaatcaacgattgaattttctatatttttgttaaagaaatttttaacaaaagttgatggaaaaacTTTAATTGAATAGACTTGAACTCAGATTACTAAAATGGATGAAAGCAAAGTTAGATAATTGAAATAAATTCCAATGACATTAAAGGGtgtattttacattttaacctAAGTTAGCCGCAAACTTGTGCGTCGTgcgtaataatttttttagagtagtctcattaaatatatattttttattactattattgttttagttattaacaattgatttttcattatcttttaagctaataaaaaccttacatataccttctttttttttaactttacatataccTTAACAAAATTCTATATATTCCACTTCTTTAGATGCGTAAAACTATATATTACTACTCTATAATAATAGTAGCTAAtcagttttttcatttttttcatgatttcatttgtaatatttcttacattatcatatatttactggctgatgatttgcataacagAGACGTTAAATGAGAGGTAGTATCAttccttatatttttaaaagtaatggTGTATaaatattgtaaggactcaatttgtaacgatcccaaactgaTATTGGATTCGTACATTAAAGgcctaaataataaaatttgtagagcgtgagtgTCCAAGAATTAGGTtaactctaaaagaaaaacgattaaacccCACGTTTATAGATGAATTAGCACTGATATAAcaattagtttttctttgaaacaAGTTCAGTTCTTTTGTTCTTAAGGCTTTCTTCTAagtactctttgtttttttgatgtTCTGATTCCTTTTCCTCAATgctttctttcatgttatatactgccctctttgtatcatcttcaccacacacgtgttaGTTGGGCTCAGGggatctctttctgtcccatctaacaccttctggaacctccaactagcagctgtaaggctggtTCATCACTGTTCaagcatcacctccacattaatgcgaccagagagttggttgagaggcaattaatgcggaggcagctattgttatagatatttgtttgccttttctttcttacccttggtcccatATTCCACTTTTAGTGGTAACGTAGCTGTGAAGTACGTTTGTAACAAGGTGGCATTCTggtcgtcctcggactcatattgctgagaaggattttgtccttggacgaatactgaactcaccttACGTGATATCTACTTTTCCTTTCGTTTGGTTACCCTTACAACCTaatatgggcctcctcggacagaTTTACGTCCTCGAATGGGCCACAGGCCtaattaacttgactttaataattttattgactagccggcccccacaatagcccctaaAAATCTTGCTTTTTGACTCCTCGAGAGAAAAGATGGATTTTGATGTCATAAGCCCATACCCGTTCATGTCTTGGGGCATGCTTCTGACGCTTCAGCATCCCGAGCGTGacagcattaaattttggcgacACCCTTGTCTCCTACGTTCAACGGTGAGATGTAAATCGAACGGTGGGGGGTCTATCTCGTTTCGTGAGCAGGAACTTTACCGCTCATAATTTCTACACGACTATAAAGGCGTTCTCAAATCAATTCTCTTTCTTACTTTCAGTGATCACACAGTTTTAGagctcatacactgaacctgtcTTTCTCCTTTTTCATCGTTTTCCTGGCGTCTACAAATACTCAAATCTTATCCGAGGTCCCTCTTTCAAACCTGTAAGTCTTCTCAAAACCTTTACCGCTTTTATCTTAAACTTGTTAATTTCTCTACTAAAtcctttagaaaaatggggaaaaagaAGAGTACGTTTCGATGTCTAGTTGAGTTCGAGGAAGGTATCAGAAATTTCTGCTCTAAGTATAGGATCCCCTCTACGGTGGGTATGAGGTACGCAGCCTAAGGGGAATGGGCCGACGCTAGACAAACAGGGGAAGTggttattcccatgattgccttcatagaaggcgggatgaccatccccatgggtagtattaCTAGGAGCTACCTTAGGTTCTTTAGGTTATCCCCTACTTagtgtgccccaaatatgtttagggtcttGGGAAGTATAGATGCTTTGAACGAAAGGATGGACCTAAAactgacccatcatgacgtgaattgggtgtacaatcTCCACCACTTGAAGGGGCAGGggtattatctcaagtcgagatatcccgAGGTGAGGCTGATTCAGTGCCTTCCCACTTCGAACTAGAACCTAAAGGAGGACTTCCTTATCTTCTCtagggaatggcacgatggtctACCATGCCCCATGGAGGAAGGAGTACCAGGTGGGAGTGTAGTCATAGATTTATAACATTTGGTTTacatatgcattttttttttttagtcttggTATTCCTATCTCTAACAACGCTTCACTTCAATTCaatggttttgcagatagacgttACACAAAGCCCAACCTTAGGTTAGTTAATAAGGTGAGCTTGGATAAGGTATTGAAAGTCGAGATACACGTGAACGAAGCTGACGGCCAACTCCGAAGTGCGTGATCAGAGcccgcgatcctcggcttcaccgtatcagtgttgccttcAAGGGGTTCATTGTTCTAGAAGGTATTCCACTTCCCCAAGATACATCCCATATCGAGCCCCTTTTCGTGGCCGGCATCTCGACAGGAGCCTCTTCATCCCAGCCTACCCTCAAAGAAGAGGAAGtagaagagaaagaggaagaggaagaagaagaggaagaagttgTAGAACTCTCAGACTCCTCAGACGactttgggatttttgatcaaTCCATACGCTCCTAAGAAGAtcctgacgagatggggatacaGAGGAAGCCCCAAAGAAGTTTGATGGAGTTGATGTAAGGTCAGCCCGGGAAGAATGCGCCGACAAAATCAACTCAATCCTAAGTTCCTTCTCTTCCCTCCAGGTCTCCCCCCCTGCTCCTcgtccaccttctcattaaccTCAACAGCCAGCCAGAGTTGATGCGGCCGAACTAAAAAGGCGTAGAGAACATAAAGGGAAGGACGTGGTGGATGCAGGCAAGACCCGTCTGACCCGTGAGGAGGATGCCTAGTAagctgcaaagcagcaaaaGACTAGCCACCTTCCTCAGCGGGGCCAGGAGAGGTCTGACACTCAACTTCCTAAGCCTTAAGCCTGGCTACCAGTGCCCATGCATACTGGGGAACCCCTACGAGATGATGCGTCTATTAGGGACTTCAACGGTGACATTGGGTGTCACGTAGCCTTGGCTATAGAGGAGGCCTTGTTGCTCCCCAGAGATATGACCGAGATAAAGAATAcgaggaagaatgaactcatccTCAACAATAAGACATACTTGGGCCTAGTAAAGTACtaactgttttcttttttctttttgtgatcaTTACTCACTGATGTGTACTTTTTACTGAGTATAGTGTTAACCTCTTCCTTGCAGattatccaaaatactttcaaactggatgagatgctcaatATCTGCTCCAATCAACTAGATGATGAAAGGAAGAAACGGGCAACGGCTGTACAGACTTTGACCCAATCCGAACAGAATTTGGCCGATGCGAGGAAAAAGCTACTTGCTGAGGAGCAAGCTCGCAAGAGCGCTGATTCGGCCTTGGAAGGCTATCAAAAGCAGGCTGAGGACCATGGGAACCGCCTACGTGAGGCAAATGCAGAACTGAAGAAGGCTTGGGAGCAAGTTGCCACCTTTAAGAAGCACCTGGAGGAAACCCAAAAGCTAAGGGAGCAAGCTGAAAAGTCCGGGGAGGaagccgagaaagcaaaaaccGAGGCCGAACAGGCAACGAATGAAGTGGAGCAGAGAGGTTATGAGGTCGGCATAGCTGAGACTGAGGAGGCTTTGAGAGCTGAGGTGCCAATGGTATGTCACATCTATTGTGCCAAAACTTGGGATGAGGCCCTTAAccgagctggggttgaggcttcatcCGAGTTGAGGAAGCTAGAGAATGTATTCTATCTTGAAGCAATCCGCCCCTCAGCTCTTCTAACCCATCAAGCTGAAGCCACTCCCTCAATCGCTAACCCCAATGAGGAGGTTTTGCCTCCAAGTCTTCCTCTTCCTAGCCAGCTAGAACCAGTTAAAGAGAATACTGCCCCTCCAGAAGCCTCTTCAGACAAGACTGCAGCTGCAGAGGTGGCCTCCCAAAGTTTTCAACAGGATTTGGCCTCCACAGTCTTGCTAGCTGGCGGAGCTACTAAGGATAAAGACGAGGTCACCACCTCGGAGGCAAACAAACCAGCCAGCCAAGCTCCCAAGATccaaattaaattgaaaaaataggacTTGTTTTGTAATCTGATTAGAAGTTTTGTAAGGATTCTTATGTTTACTTGCTTTTTGCTATTGCTACTTTAAgttatttttgtacttgttcACTGTGTTATTGTAATTTGGATGGATTCATTTTGACTATCTTTTGTTTACATGGGGAAGTATTACTTATAAATATCACAAATTGGCGATTAAAAATGGGTGATCAGCATTAATACTTCGAAGTCTCAGGGAGACATTTTAGATACATACGTATTTTTTCTAGCCAATTGAAACTTTATGGAAAGTTCAAAGGTTGAATGAAGTTGGGTCTTCGGTACTTCGATTGTACATTAAATGATATTCATAGATTCCTATTTAAGACTTCAGTAGATGTTGTAGagcattaatttccactaagtttgtgatccgaggacctgacataacttagtttctgtttaacacttcagTACatatcatagggtattaatttccactaagtttgtgatccgaggacctgacataacttagtttctgtttaacacttcaatacgtatcatagggtattaatttccatcAAGTTtatgatccgaggacctgagataacttaatttctgtttaacacttcaacACATATCATAgggtgttaatttccactaagtttgtgatccgagaacctgacataacttagtttctattcaaCACTTCAACATATATCATAaggtgttaatttccactaagttagtgatccgaggacctaacataacttagtttctgtttaacacttcaacACATATCATAGGgtgttaattttcactaagtttgtgatccgaggacctgacataacttaatttctgtttaacacttcaacACATATCATAgggtgttaatttccactaagtttgtgatctGAGGACCTGTcataacttaatttctgtttaacacttcaacATATATCATAgggtgttaatttccactaagtttatgatctgaggacctgacataacttagtttctgtttaacacttcaacACATATCATAgggtgttaatttccactaagtttgtaatccgaggacctgacataatttaatttttgtttaacacttcaaCATATATCATAGGGTGTGGGAACACAAGATGCATGGTTAACATAAATTAAAAGAGAAACTCAAACTGgactacttttattaataataatacatcttgagattatttacattgcAAGGATgaagtacagctttttcatctaggtcttccaAATAATAGGCTCTTATTCCGGCTACTGAAGTAATCCGATAAGGCCtttcccaattaggccccaatTTTTCCCAAGCTAGATTCTTGGTGGTCCCCAGAACTTTCCTtagcaccagatctcctacgGCTAGTGGCCTCAGTTTCACATTACTATCATAGCCTTACTTGAGtttatgctggtagtaagccAATTAGACCATTGCactctcccttcgttcttcgatcaagtctaaacttttttccaacatcccATCGTTACTGTTCGAGGAAAATGTACTGGTCCTTAatgttgggaatccagtttccagagGGATGACGGCCTTggctccataggtcatggaaaagggAATCTCCCCCGTTGAACGTCGGGGCATTGTTCGATAGGTCCAGAGAACATGTGGCAATTCCTctacccattttccttttgcatcatcCAGTCTCTTTTTAAGTCCATTGATTATTACTTTGTTAACAGTTTCAGCTTACCCATTCCCTTAAGGATAAgccggagtggaatatctgtttcttatacCCAAGTCTGAACAGTATTGCTTAAAGgccttgctatcaaattgaagtcCGTTATCCGAGACAAGAGTGCGTGGAGTTCCAAATCGTGTGACAATATTCCTCCAAATAAACCTCTTAACATCTACGTCTCTGATGTTagccaagggttcagcttcgacccatttagtgaagtaatctgtGCCGACCAACAAATACTTTTTGTTTCCTAAGGCTTTAGGAAAAtggccgacaatgtccagcccccattgagcaaaaggccaagggttGGAAAGAGGGTTAAGAATTCCTCCAGGCTGGTGGATGTTTGgagcgaatctttggcactggtcaCATTTCCTAATATACTCCTACGCTtccttctgcatatttggccaccaatatccttgtgtAATGGCCCGATGTGATAGGGACCTTCCCcctgtatgacttccacaaatgccTTCATGCAGCTCTTCTAGAAGCGACTCCGACATCTCAGGATGTACACAAAGCAGGTACGGTCCAGAGAAGGAccgtttgtataactttttgtCCTCAGATAACCAGAATCGAGGAGCTTTCCtccgtattttctcagcttctactTTCTCTTCAGGCAAGATGTCACTTTCAAGGAATTTCAATGTGGGATCCATTCAGCTCGGCACTAGATTGACTTGATGAACCTGGCAAACATCATTTTCTAGTAAGTTGGATGTATGCAAATCTTCGACGATGATCACCCGAGGAAAATCCCGTattgaggaggtggcaagggttgccAGGGAATTGGCGTGAGTATTTTCACCTCGGGGGATATGTGAcaagtcaaaagactcaaatttCGTTTGCATACGCCTAACTTGGCTCAAATACCATTGCATTCTTAGATCTCGGGCCTCCAGCTCTCCTTTCACTTGGCCGACTACCAATCTTGAATCCGAGAATAATTCTGCTATCTTCTCGCCTATTTTGTggaccatactcattcccatcaataaagcttcgtattctgcttcgtattctgcttcgTTGTTAGTAGTCGAGAATCCTAACCTCAAGGATTTCTCAATGATGACCTCTTCAGGGGATATCAAAACTAATCCCAATCCTGCCCCCCGTTGGTTTGCTgccccatccacgtataccCTCCAGGAGGATCCGCCTTGTGTAGATATTAGACCAACCGACTTTTCATCCATGTTGTCTTGCTTTATATTAACTTCTTCTGGGCACTCGGCGAACTCAGCTACCAGAGCGGCAAGGACCTGGCCTTTtacagaggtgcgaggcatatacttgatatcGAAAGCATCTAAAATTGTGCCCCACTTAGCAATTCTTCCAGTGTAGTCTGCACTTCTTAGTATGGACTTGAGGGGTAACTGAGTCAAACTAACCACAGTATGGGCCTGAAAGTAATGCGGAAGTTTGCGTGTTGCATAGACTACCGCCAAGATGGCCTTTTCCAGTGACAAGTATCTCACCTCGGCCTCATGAAGGGACTTGCTTACGTAGTAAACCGGTCTTTGGACGCCACTGTCCTCTCGTATTAAGACAAAACTAACTACATGGGGGGCAACTGCCAGATAAGCAAACAatacctcatccacctcaggactagacatgataggcggcCTAGACAGGTACTCCTTCAACTGTTGGAATGCCACAGCACACTCCTCgatccattcaaatccttgccACTTATGCAGTAGACGGAAAAAGGGACGACACCTCTCGGCTGATCtggagataaatcggttcaaaGCAACTGTCATTCCAATcagtttctgcacttcttttggattccAAGGTGCTTGTAAATCGTTAATGACCTTAGTCTGATCTGGGTTcacttcaattcctctatgAGTTACCATGTATCCCAATAACTTCCCGgagcctacaccaaaggaacactttGAAGCATTCAGGCGTAACTTATGTTTTCTCAATATTCCGAAGATATTCGTAAGATCTTccacatgctcggacaccactttactcttcactACCATGTCATCGATGTAAACTTTAATGCTTCTACCTAGTTGCGGTtcgaacattttagtcatcatctgTTGGTAGGTAGATTCGGcgtttttcaaaccaaagggcatcactttgtaatgatagtttccaatAGGGGTGACAAAAGCGGTCTTCTCCTGATTGTCCGATGCTAgtggtatttggtgatatccttggaaggcatccaagaaactcatcctaggatGACCCATGGTTGCATCCACCTACTGGTCTATCTTCGGCATGGGAAATGGATCCTTGGGACAAGCCTTAttgaggtccgtgaagtccacgtaCACTCGCCACTTTcctgtcttcttttttactaccaccgtattggccaaccattgaggataaaaaacttctttgatagccccaacCTGCTTGAGCTTGGCCACTTCACTCCTGACAGCTTCGGCGtgctctttcgatggtcgtCGAGGTGGCTGTCTCTTGGGAATAACGGAGGGATTCACGTTGAGtcaatgacaaatgaaattcggaTCCACACCCGGGGCTTCATATGGGTTCCATGCAAACACGTCTACATTTGCTCTGAGGAACTCCAGCAATTTCTCcttctcttgcaaaggcaaCTTAGCCCCAATctggaagaatttttctggatcatcagcaacagttaccctctccaaatcttcaaattttacCTCGTCGGCTGGTACATCCAAGGGTAATGCTGGAGGTTTTAATTGCTATAATTCATTATCGGccgtagccgaggtttctgcctctgGCCGATGTTGTATAGCCGCTATTAGGCATTGCCAAGCTGCCACTTGGCTTCCTACTATCTCTAATACTTGGcctccggatgggtacttcactttcTGATGCAGAGTAGATGAGATCACTCTTAGGGTATAAAGCCAAGGTTTGCCCATAATAGTCGTGTATGGAGAAAAAACGACTATgacaatgaagtccacctccaccacatccatTCCGGCTTGCATAGGTGGCCTGATCAGTCCTTTCGGAGTGAccatccttccctcaaaactcactAGAGGGGAGCTGTAGGCTGCTAAGTCCCTTGTGACATCATACCCACCAATTCTCAGTGTGACCACcagagcatcatcatggggaTGTATGGTTCCAACCTTGTCCTCATCCGAAAAGCCCAGAATCAGGGGGACGTTCACCCTGGCTCTCTTCGATGCTTGGCAATGATCCTCGGCCAGAGGTCGGTACACCGATAGTACCCTGGAAGGGCAAGATCCTGTCCTCGTTGGGGCAGCAAAGATAACGTTGATCGTACCACTGGGGAGTCTTGAAGAAGTGTCCCCATGCATCTCCGAGCCTGCTTGGCTTGCCCTACTactggaatgatgcaagagttgcttt
Protein-coding regions in this window:
- the LOC115993445 gene encoding actin cytoskeleton-regulatory complex protein PAN1-like, which encodes MHTGEPLRDDASIRDFNGDIGCHVALAIEEALLLPRDMTEIKNTRKNELILNNKTYLGLIIQNTFKLDEMLNICSNQLDDERKKRATAVQTLTQSEQNLADARKKLLAEEQARKSADSALEGYQKQAEDHGNRLREANAELKKAWEQVATFKKHLEETQKLREQAEKSGEEAEKAKTEAEQATNEVEQRGYEVGIAETEEALRAEVPMVCHIYCAKTWDEALNRAGVEASSELRKLENVFYLEAIRPSALLTHQAEATPSIANPNEEVLPPSLPLPSQLEPVKENTAPPEASSDKTAAAEVASQSFQQDLASTVLLAGGATKDKDEVTTSEANKPASQAPKIQIKLKK